One genomic segment of Emcibacter sp. SYSU 3D8 includes these proteins:
- a CDS encoding nuclear transport factor 2 family protein yields MSDFTADEVKELRKLLEIEKIRKVKQMYSHLMDGRDIPALAQIVAEDCVCVFGPYGTWTGRDQIHKGWAEVFKNAVPYGGFHATTNMWIEMTSDTYAISRTYLHDISNEPDPRANPVVWYGIYDEDYEKVGGEWKIKKCVLQFLWPKRMVSDDFPRKMTPTSFG; encoded by the coding sequence ATGAGCGATTTTACCGCCGACGAGGTCAAGGAACTCCGCAAGCTGCTGGAGATCGAAAAGATCCGCAAGGTGAAGCAGATGTACTCGCATCTGATGGATGGCCGCGACATTCCGGCGCTGGCCCAGATCGTCGCCGAGGACTGCGTCTGCGTGTTCGGCCCGTACGGCACCTGGACCGGCCGCGACCAGATCCACAAGGGCTGGGCCGAGGTGTTCAAGAACGCGGTCCCCTATGGCGGCTTCCACGCGACCACGAACATGTGGATCGAGATGACCAGCGACACCTACGCCATCAGTCGCACCTACCTGCACGACATTTCCAACGAGCCCGACCCGCGCGCCAACCCGGTGGTCTGGTACGGCATCTATGACGAGGACTACGAGAAGGTCGGCGGCGAGTGGAAGATCAAGAAGTGCGTGCTGCAGTTCCTGTGGCCCAAGCGCATGGTCAGCGACGACTTCCCCCGCAAGATGACGCCGACCTCGTTCGGCTGA
- a CDS encoding GMC family oxidoreductase N-terminal domain-containing protein — MEQAAALEGTWDYVIVGAGSAGCVLANRLSADRAVRVLLLEAGGNANYHWVNIPIGYLFCMGNPRTDWLMKTEPDAGLNGRALDYPRGKVLGGCSSINGMIYMRGQAADYDGWRQQGNTGWGWDDVLPYFRKSEDYHKGASDLHGSGGEWRVEKQRISWPILDAFRDAAEEAGIPRTDDFNKGTNEGSGYFEVNQKRGVRWHTAKAFLDPVRARPNLRVITGAETESLVLDGKTVTGVRFRQNGVLKQARAEGEVILSAGAVNSPKILELSGIGDPAVLDGFGIPVAHALSGVGGNLQDHLQIRTVFKVSNTVTLNQLAGSLFGKGKLGLQYLLTRSGPLSMAPSQLGIFARSDPRLETPDLEYHVQPLSTNKLGEPLHTFPAVTASVCNLRPESRGTIHIRSADPRLPPAIKPNYLSAENDRQVAVRSIKLTRQLMAAKAIARFEPTEVLPGAQVATDAELLAKIGDISTTIFHPVGTAKMGDGPDAVVDARLRVHGLTGLRVVDASVMPTIVSGNTNSPVIMIAEKAADMILADRRS, encoded by the coding sequence GTGGAGCAGGCCGCGGCCCTCGAAGGCACCTGGGACTACGTCATCGTCGGCGCGGGATCGGCCGGATGCGTGCTGGCCAACCGGCTATCGGCGGACCGTGCGGTGCGGGTGCTGCTGCTGGAGGCGGGCGGCAACGCCAACTACCACTGGGTGAACATCCCCATCGGCTACCTGTTCTGCATGGGCAATCCGCGCACCGACTGGCTGATGAAGACCGAGCCCGACGCCGGGCTGAACGGCCGGGCGCTGGACTATCCGCGCGGCAAGGTGCTGGGCGGCTGCTCCTCGATCAACGGCATGATCTACATGCGCGGCCAGGCTGCCGACTATGACGGCTGGCGCCAGCAGGGCAACACCGGCTGGGGCTGGGACGACGTGCTGCCCTATTTCCGCAAGTCCGAAGACTATCACAAGGGCGCCAGCGACCTGCACGGCAGCGGCGGCGAATGGCGGGTGGAAAAGCAGCGGATCTCCTGGCCGATCCTGGACGCCTTCCGCGATGCCGCCGAAGAGGCGGGAATCCCGCGCACCGACGACTTCAACAAGGGCACCAACGAGGGCTCGGGCTATTTCGAGGTGAACCAGAAACGCGGCGTGCGCTGGCACACGGCCAAGGCGTTCCTCGACCCGGTGCGCGCCCGGCCGAATTTGCGGGTCATTACCGGCGCCGAGACCGAATCCCTGGTGCTGGACGGCAAGACGGTCACCGGCGTCCGTTTTCGCCAGAACGGCGTGCTGAAGCAAGCCCGCGCCGAGGGCGAAGTGATCCTGTCCGCAGGCGCGGTCAACTCGCCGAAAATACTGGAGCTGTCGGGTATCGGCGACCCGGCCGTGCTGGACGGCTTCGGCATCCCGGTCGCCCACGCGCTTTCGGGCGTCGGCGGCAATCTGCAGGATCACCTGCAAATCCGCACCGTCTTCAAGGTGTCGAACACCGTCACCCTGAACCAACTGGCCGGCAGTCTGTTCGGCAAGGGCAAGCTGGGGTTGCAATATCTGCTGACCCGGTCAGGACCGCTGTCCATGGCGCCCAGCCAGTTGGGCATCTTCGCGCGCAGCGACCCGCGGCTGGAGACGCCCGACCTGGAATATCACGTCCAGCCGCTGTCGACGAACAAGCTGGGCGAGCCGCTGCACACATTCCCGGCGGTCACCGCCTCGGTCTGTAATCTGCGGCCCGAAAGCCGCGGCACGATCCACATCAGATCGGCGGACCCGCGACTGCCGCCCGCCATCAAACCCAACTACCTGTCGGCCGAGAACGATCGCCAGGTGGCGGTGCGCTCGATCAAGCTGACCCGCCAGCTCATGGCGGCAAAGGCGATCGCGCGGTTCGAACCCACCGAGGTGCTGCCCGGCGCGCAGGTGGCAACGGACGCCGAACTGCTGGCGAAAATCGGCGATATCTCGACCACCATCTTTCATCCGGTCGGCACCGCGAAGATGGGGGATGGGCCGGACGCCGTGGTCGACGCCCGGCTGCGGGTTCACGGCCTGACGGGGCTGCGCGTCGTCGACGCCTCGGTGATGCCCACCATCGTCTCGGGCAACACCAACTCGCCCGTGATCATGATCGCCGAAAAGGCGGCGGACATGATCCTGGCGGATCGCCGGTCCTAA
- a CDS encoding PAS domain S-box protein: MTRISKWEISVAAALLLTGAVLIFAANFYGTRLEERRLRDLAVMAAASLEAADVAALAASTDYDGLTGTREFRDIRAALARMRQSIPDSQFIYLIAKSAGDWRFLADAGTVGSADYSPPGQIYRDDASGFETVLRTGQPFVEPMAEDQWGVWVSGEAPILDPATGKTVAVLGIDVDARDWIARVWGYRAAGAGVAMLIAVIAALFAIGRRRQERNIRALAALEDSTRTIMNAAAVGLMTIDENGIIRSFNPEAERIFGYAENDAVGANVSMLMPEPEQKAHDGHIARFLGSGSSNVVGTGTRELLGRRKDGKTFPMELSVAQMTTGGRTHFVGSIQDVSERKATEESLRQAQKMETLSNLTGGVAHDINNMLMSVQTNLELVEDHLGDDPAAVDSMSLALEALKHGAELSNRLLAFSRKQPLQLKVTNINTLVGDTFQQLKRTLPDSINVRTSLAGDAWSAEVDPTQLANSLVSLAFNARDAMPGGGILRVETSNTRLDEADVADMEGLRPGDYVSITVTDNGCGMPPAVAARSFDPFFTTKPAGQGSGLGLSMVYGFAKQSGGHVSIESEEGKGTSVRMLFPRTGAQSLAQIPVRTRKPAQAQGETILLVEDEPTVRAGISRILGGLGYIVHGAGSGPEAMDLIDGGLAPDLILADVVLPAGMSGPEVASAVVARVPSCKVLFMSGYTDNIMGHEGRLDPGVELLTKPFPRAAIAAKLREILDVAT; this comes from the coding sequence ATGACGCGCATATCCAAATGGGAGATTTCGGTCGCCGCCGCGCTGCTGCTGACCGGTGCGGTGCTGATTTTTGCCGCGAACTTTTATGGCACGAGGCTGGAGGAGCGCAGGCTGCGCGACCTCGCCGTGATGGCCGCTGCCTCGCTGGAGGCCGCCGACGTGGCTGCGCTGGCCGCGAGTACCGACTATGACGGCCTCACCGGCACCCGAGAGTTCCGTGACATCCGGGCGGCGCTGGCGCGCATGCGGCAATCGATCCCCGATTCGCAGTTCATCTACCTGATTGCCAAATCGGCCGGGGACTGGCGATTCCTGGCCGATGCGGGGACGGTCGGCTCGGCGGACTATTCACCGCCCGGTCAGATCTACCGGGACGATGCGTCGGGATTTGAAACCGTGCTGCGCACCGGCCAGCCTTTCGTCGAGCCGATGGCGGAGGATCAGTGGGGTGTGTGGGTTTCCGGCGAGGCTCCGATCCTGGATCCCGCCACCGGCAAGACGGTGGCTGTCCTGGGCATCGATGTCGACGCCCGCGACTGGATCGCCCGGGTCTGGGGCTATCGCGCGGCAGGAGCCGGGGTTGCCATGCTCATCGCCGTGATCGCCGCCCTGTTCGCGATCGGGCGACGGCGTCAGGAACGCAACATCCGCGCGCTCGCCGCCCTCGAGGACAGCACCAGGACGATCATGAATGCGGCGGCGGTGGGGCTTATGACCATCGACGAGAACGGCATCATCAGGTCGTTCAATCCGGAAGCCGAGCGCATCTTCGGCTATGCGGAGAACGACGCCGTCGGCGCCAACGTGTCCATGCTCATGCCCGAGCCCGAACAGAAGGCCCATGATGGCCATATCGCCCGCTTCCTGGGGTCCGGCAGCAGTAATGTGGTGGGCACGGGCACCCGCGAGCTTCTCGGCCGGAGAAAGGATGGCAAGACGTTCCCCATGGAACTGAGCGTCGCCCAGATGACCACCGGCGGCAGGACCCACTTCGTCGGCAGCATCCAGGACGTGTCCGAGCGCAAGGCAACCGAGGAGAGTCTGCGGCAGGCGCAGAAGATGGAAACGCTGTCCAATCTCACGGGCGGCGTCGCGCACGACATCAACAACATGCTGATGTCCGTGCAAACCAACCTGGAACTGGTCGAGGATCACCTCGGCGACGACCCTGCGGCGGTCGATTCCATGAGCCTGGCATTGGAGGCGCTGAAGCACGGCGCCGAATTGTCGAACCGGTTGCTGGCGTTCTCGCGCAAGCAGCCGCTGCAGCTGAAAGTCACCAACATCAATACGCTGGTCGGCGATACCTTCCAGCAGCTGAAGCGGACATTGCCGGATTCCATCAACGTCCGGACATCGCTGGCGGGCGATGCCTGGTCGGCTGAGGTCGACCCCACCCAACTCGCCAATTCGCTGGTCAGCCTCGCCTTCAACGCGCGCGATGCCATGCCCGGCGGCGGCATTTTGAGAGTCGAGACGTCAAACACCCGGCTCGACGAGGCGGATGTGGCGGATATGGAGGGACTCCGGCCGGGCGATTATGTGTCGATCACGGTCACCGACAATGGCTGCGGCATGCCGCCCGCAGTGGCCGCCCGGTCGTTCGACCCGTTTTTCACCACCAAGCCCGCGGGACAGGGCAGCGGGCTCGGCCTCAGCATGGTGTATGGGTTCGCCAAACAATCGGGCGGACATGTCAGCATCGAAAGCGAGGAGGGCAAGGGGACGAGCGTGCGGATGCTGTTCCCCCGCACCGGCGCCCAGTCCCTTGCACAGATTCCGGTTCGCACCAGGAAACCGGCGCAGGCGCAGGGTGAAACCATCCTGCTGGTCGAGGACGAGCCCACGGTGCGCGCCGGCATCAGCCGGATCCTCGGCGGCCTGGGCTATATCGTGCACGGCGCCGGCAGCGGACCCGAGGCGATGGACCTGATCGACGGCGGGCTGGCGCCCGACCTGATCCTGGCCGACGTGGTGCTGCCTGCCGGCATGAGCGGTCCGGAGGTGGCCAGCGCCGTGGTTGCGCGGGTGCCGTCGTGCAAGGTGCTGTTCATGTCGGGGTACACCGACAATATCATGGGCCATGAAGGTCGGCTCGACCCGGGTGTGGAATTGCTGACCAAGCCGTTTCCCAGGGCGGCCATCGCGGCCAAGCTGCGCGAAATCCTGGACGTGGCGACCTGA
- a CDS encoding antibiotic biosynthesis monooxygenase produces the protein MLIATGRLETDPSLVHDLLADLRAGIDRTLQEDGCHFYSFALEDAAAGTIITLQIWRDEEALAAHLCAPELGELVARWTDRFKVHTKLYDAENERPVGDWHNPDLARMIAESRT, from the coding sequence ATGCTGATAGCTACCGGACGGCTGGAGACCGACCCGTCGCTGGTCCATGACCTGCTGGCCGACCTGCGCGCGGGTATCGACCGGACGCTGCAGGAGGACGGCTGCCACTTCTATTCCTTCGCTCTCGAAGATGCCGCGGCAGGCACGATCATCACCTTGCAGATCTGGCGTGACGAGGAAGCGCTCGCCGCCCATCTCTGCGCGCCGGAACTGGGCGAGCTGGTCGCCAGGTGGACGGACCGCTTCAAGGTGCATACGAAATTGTACGATGCCGAGAACGAGCGTCCGGTCGGCGACTGGCACAACCCGGACCTGGCGCGCATGATCGCGGAAAGCCGAACCTGA
- a CDS encoding aromatic ring-hydroxylating dioxygenase subunit alpha, which translates to MNDVLKTLTKGRATPSAQEMVHRDGKPVPPVFELVSPRFLGDEDIPFERYTSQAFFDREMERMWTRTWQWACREEHIPEPGDYYVYEVGRHSALVVRQDDGSVSGFINSCMHRGTKFAMGGMMGSVAELRCPFHGWTWSLDGELQRVPYGWDAPHVKERDFSLPRVSVGLWGGFVFVNFDPDAAPLNDYLAPLPEHFANFAMADRFVELHIEKELYCNWKAGKEAFIENYHTQETHPQLLLGSDDEGTQYDVFSDNVSRFFCAFGVPSPLIQPRPTEQELIDTMLVGDRTILGDAMIVGEGETARIVMARVLRKSLGDTYGVDLSRYTDTEMIDVSQYGVFPNMILFPQLSLPMVYRFRPIGNDPNRTLFELLILRPVPDNGPRPEPAEPFRLSEADSYTTVPGFDPILGHVYDQDTNNLRAQQEGFHAARKKGETLLNYQEVRVRLMHQTLDKYLEG; encoded by the coding sequence ATGAACGACGTCCTGAAGACTCTGACCAAGGGCCGCGCGACGCCGTCCGCGCAGGAGATGGTCCACCGCGACGGCAAGCCGGTGCCGCCGGTGTTCGAGTTGGTCAGTCCGCGCTTCCTGGGCGACGAGGACATCCCGTTCGAGCGCTATACCAGCCAGGCTTTCTTCGACCGCGAGATGGAGCGCATGTGGACGCGGACCTGGCAGTGGGCGTGCCGCGAGGAACACATTCCCGAGCCCGGCGACTATTACGTCTACGAGGTGGGGCGCCATTCGGCGCTGGTGGTGCGCCAGGACGATGGATCGGTGTCCGGCTTCATCAATTCCTGCATGCACCGGGGCACCAAGTTCGCCATGGGCGGCATGATGGGCAGCGTGGCCGAGTTGCGCTGTCCGTTCCACGGCTGGACCTGGTCGCTGGACGGCGAGCTGCAACGGGTTCCCTATGGCTGGGACGCGCCCCATGTGAAGGAGCGGGACTTTTCCCTGCCGCGCGTCAGCGTGGGTCTTTGGGGCGGCTTCGTGTTCGTGAACTTCGACCCCGATGCCGCGCCGCTGAACGATTATCTGGCGCCGCTGCCCGAGCATTTCGCCAATTTCGCCATGGCGGACCGGTTCGTGGAACTGCACATCGAGAAGGAGCTGTACTGCAACTGGAAGGCCGGCAAGGAAGCCTTCATCGAGAACTACCACACCCAGGAAACCCATCCGCAGCTGCTGCTCGGCTCCGACGACGAGGGCACCCAGTACGATGTTTTCAGCGACAACGTCTCGCGCTTCTTCTGCGCCTTCGGCGTGCCCAGCCCGCTGATCCAGCCGCGCCCCACCGAACAGGAGCTGATCGACACCATGCTGGTGGGCGACCGGACCATCCTGGGCGACGCCATGATTGTCGGCGAGGGCGAGACGGCGCGGATCGTCATGGCCCGCGTCCTTCGCAAGAGTCTGGGCGATACCTACGGTGTCGATCTGAGCCGCTACACAGACACCGAGATGATCGACGTCTCGCAATACGGCGTGTTTCCCAACATGATCCTGTTCCCGCAGCTGTCGCTGCCCATGGTCTACCGTTTCAGGCCCATCGGCAACGATCCCAACCGGACGCTGTTCGAGCTGCTGATCCTGCGCCCGGTGCCGGACAACGGCCCGAGGCCCGAGCCGGCCGAGCCATTCAGGCTGAGCGAAGCGGACAGCTACACCACGGTGCCGGGCTTCGACCCGATCCTCGGCCATGTCTACGACCAGGACACCAACAACCTCCGCGCCCAGCAGGAAGGCTTCCATGCGGCGCGCAAGAAGGGCGAGACCCTGCTGAACTACCAGGAGGTGCGGGTCAGGTTGATGCACCAGACGCTGGACAAGTATCTGGAGGGCTGA
- a CDS encoding alpha-hydroxy acid oxidase, whose product MDKIATIADLRDEARRKLPAPIFDFVDGAAFSEVTLRANVQDFEKIRFRQRVVKDVSVRSLSTTILGQPCAMPAAISPTGLSGMLWGGDGEIAAARAAKEFGIPFTLGMMSVSTLEEVTKAAGPVWFQMCMLKDRGLVQDFVDRAKAAGSPVLVLTVTWVVSGLQSRMTRHGVDLPPPLTPSFIAKFVTRPMWVWRALKGKPVAFHNFTGRMKEEATIPAVIGQLDSSVTWKDIEWLRSIWPGKLVIKGVCDREDARLAMESGADAVSVSNHGGNHLDSSASTISMLPDVVEGVDGRGEVLLDGGVRSGQDILKAMALGAKGVLLGRAHLYGLGAAGQKGVAKALDIIRYELDVSVGLTGLTDVNQASPEILFKPRS is encoded by the coding sequence ATGGACAAGATCGCCACCATCGCGGACCTGCGCGACGAAGCCCGCCGCAAGCTGCCGGCCCCCATCTTCGATTTCGTCGACGGCGCCGCGTTCAGCGAGGTGACCCTGCGCGCCAACGTGCAGGACTTCGAGAAGATCCGGTTTCGCCAGCGGGTGGTGAAGGATGTGTCTGTCCGCTCGCTGTCGACCACGATCCTTGGTCAGCCCTGCGCCATGCCGGCGGCCATCTCGCCCACCGGTCTCAGTGGCATGCTGTGGGGCGGCGATGGCGAGATCGCGGCCGCCCGCGCGGCGAAGGAATTCGGCATCCCGTTCACCCTGGGCATGATGTCGGTCTCGACCCTGGAAGAAGTGACCAAGGCGGCCGGTCCGGTCTGGTTCCAGATGTGCATGCTGAAAGACCGCGGCCTGGTGCAGGACTTCGTCGACCGGGCCAAGGCCGCCGGATCGCCGGTGCTGGTCCTCACCGTCACCTGGGTGGTGTCGGGCCTGCAGAGCCGCATGACGCGCCACGGCGTCGACCTGCCGCCGCCGCTCACCCCCAGCTTCATCGCCAAGTTCGTCACGCGTCCCATGTGGGTCTGGCGGGCGCTCAAGGGCAAGCCGGTGGCATTCCACAACTTCACCGGCCGGATGAAGGAAGAGGCGACCATTCCGGCGGTCATCGGCCAGCTGGATTCCTCGGTCACCTGGAAAGACATCGAGTGGCTGCGGTCGATCTGGCCGGGCAAGCTGGTCATCAAGGGCGTCTGCGACCGCGAGGACGCGCGCCTCGCCATGGAATCAGGCGCCGACGCCGTCAGCGTCTCCAATCACGGCGGCAACCACCTGGACAGTTCGGCATCCACCATCTCCATGCTGCCCGACGTGGTCGAAGGGGTCGACGGCCGGGGCGAAGTGCTGCTCGACGGCGGCGTCCGCTCGGGCCAGGACATCCTGAAAGCCATGGCGCTGGGCGCCAAAGGCGTGCTGCTGGGCCGCGCCCATCTCTACGGCCTCGGCGCCGCCGGCCAGAAGGGCGTGGCCAAGGCGCTCGACATCATCCGCTACGAACTGGATGTGTCGGTGGGCCTCACCGGCCTGACCGACGTCAACCAGGCCTCGCCGGAGATTCTGTTCAAGCCTAGAAGCTAA
- a CDS encoding MBL fold metallo-hydrolase produces the protein MRWKIGDVTVTRIVESTFEGLEAFLPDATPDAVLRYDWLRPFLTEDGVLKFSIHALVIETPSRRIIVDTCVGNEKPREAFPIWHMLQTGFLQDLEAAGFAPEFFDTVLCTHLHLDHVGWNTMLVDGQWVPTFPNARYLIERSEFGFLDTEGADDGQEQWARDMNRAVMVDSIRPVLAAGLVDLVTPDHVVCDEVRLVPTPGHTPGHVSIRIDSRGESGLITGDFIHHPCQLAHPEWSLTSDFDPAQSAQTREGVFATLADTPTLVIGTHWPDPTAGRIARDGGTYRLDIRGR, from the coding sequence ATGCGCTGGAAAATCGGCGATGTCACCGTCACCCGGATTGTCGAATCGACTTTCGAGGGGCTGGAAGCCTTCCTGCCGGACGCGACGCCCGACGCGGTGCTGCGCTACGACTGGCTGCGCCCCTTCCTGACCGAAGACGGCGTGCTGAAGTTCAGCATTCACGCACTGGTCATCGAGACGCCGTCGCGCCGGATCATCGTCGATACCTGCGTGGGCAACGAGAAGCCGCGCGAGGCATTCCCCATCTGGCACATGCTGCAGACAGGTTTCCTGCAGGATCTGGAAGCGGCAGGCTTCGCACCGGAGTTCTTCGATACCGTGCTGTGCACCCATCTGCATCTCGATCACGTCGGCTGGAACACCATGCTGGTCGACGGACAATGGGTGCCGACCTTCCCGAACGCCCGGTACCTGATCGAGCGCAGCGAATTCGGCTTTCTCGACACCGAAGGCGCCGACGATGGCCAGGAGCAATGGGCGCGCGACATGAACCGGGCCGTCATGGTCGATTCGATCAGGCCGGTGCTGGCGGCCGGACTGGTGGATCTGGTGACGCCCGATCATGTGGTGTGCGATGAAGTGCGGCTGGTGCCGACGCCGGGCCACACGCCTGGCCACGTCAGCATCCGCATCGACTCGCGGGGCGAGAGTGGCCTGATCACCGGCGACTTCATCCATCATCCCTGCCAGCTGGCCCATCCCGAGTGGTCGCTGACATCGGACTTCGATCCCGCCCAGTCGGCGCAGACGCGCGAGGGCGTGTTCGCGACCCTGGCCGACACGCCGACGCTGGTGATCGGCACCCACTGGCCGGACCCGACCGCCGGCCGCATTGCCCGTGACGGCGGCACCTATCGTCTGGATATCCGAGGGAGATGA
- a CDS encoding SRPBCC family protein yields MVPFHFGMTLDVPATTAWKVLRDFGSLLAWVKGGDTATLETTGSGVGMVRDFTLPRFGTVQHRLDEVNEAERAIRYSLTKGRPLDMKDYWTRISLTDTGGGQCRIDWLSEFEPHDGADPDVIAEGLSGAYRDMSERLAVYASTL; encoded by the coding sequence ATGGTCCCGTTCCATTTCGGCATGACGCTGGACGTGCCGGCGACGACCGCGTGGAAGGTGCTGCGCGATTTCGGCTCGCTGCTGGCTTGGGTCAAGGGCGGCGACACCGCCACGCTGGAGACGACCGGCAGCGGCGTCGGCATGGTGCGCGACTTCACCCTGCCGCGCTTCGGCACCGTGCAGCACCGGCTGGACGAAGTGAACGAGGCCGAGCGCGCCATCCGCTATTCCCTGACCAAGGGGCGGCCGCTCGACATGAAGGACTACTGGACCCGCATCTCGCTGACCGACACGGGCGGCGGCCAGTGCCGGATCGACTGGCTCTCGGAATTCGAGCCCCATGACGGCGCCGACCCGGACGTCATCGCCGAGGGTCTCTCCGGCGCCTACCGCGACATGTCGGAGCGGCTGGCGGTCTACGCCAGCACGCTCTGA
- a CDS encoding SDR family oxidoreductase: MGQLDGKAAIIIGASDTGNMGQAIARRYRKEGAQVVVASRRAEASAAFAEEIGGFSTTCDITRKDDLYALAEFGKQKMGKVDIAVNSSGLALGGPFLDFQEKDLDTLIALQFKGAFFFLQAMVQAMLDTGGSIIQLSSAVAQRSTTVDGGFDAYMGTKAGIDHVVRAVANQFGRRGIRVNTIAAGHTDTPMHHGAYEGDIPDWMKACFADATPMGRYGTCEDIAAAAVWLASDECFMTGDDLQVNGGLTLRRNPLKDDLERYEREWKPA, from the coding sequence ATGGGTCAGCTTGACGGCAAGGCCGCGATCATCATCGGCGCGTCGGACACCGGCAATATGGGGCAGGCCATCGCCCGGCGCTACCGCAAGGAAGGCGCCCAGGTGGTCGTCGCCAGCCGCAGGGCCGAGGCATCGGCCGCCTTCGCGGAGGAGATCGGCGGGTTTTCGACGACCTGCGATATCACCAGGAAGGACGACCTCTACGCGCTGGCCGAATTCGGCAAGCAGAAGATGGGCAAGGTCGATATCGCGGTCAATTCATCGGGCCTGGCGCTGGGCGGACCGTTCCTCGACTTCCAGGAGAAGGACCTCGATACCCTGATCGCGCTGCAGTTCAAGGGGGCGTTCTTTTTCCTGCAGGCCATGGTGCAGGCCATGCTCGATACCGGTGGATCGATCATCCAGCTCAGTTCGGCGGTAGCCCAGCGCTCGACCACCGTCGACGGCGGCTTCGACGCCTATATGGGCACCAAGGCCGGCATCGATCACGTGGTGCGCGCCGTCGCCAACCAGTTCGGGCGCCGCGGCATCAGGGTCAACACCATCGCCGCCGGACACACCGACACGCCCATGCATCACGGCGCCTATGAAGGCGACATCCCGGACTGGATGAAGGCCTGCTTCGCCGACGCAACGCCCATGGGCCGCTACGGCACCTGCGAGGACATTGCCGCCGCCGCCGTCTGGCTGGCCAGCGACGAGTGCTTCATGACCGGTGACGACCTGCAGGTGAATGGCGGCCTTACCCTGCGCCGGAATCCGCTGAAGGACGATCTCGAGCGCTACGAGCGCGAGTGGAAGCCCGCCTAG
- a CDS encoding enoyl-CoA hydratase produces MSEPVLLVEKTGEIATVTLNRPSAMNALSRELRGAIAAAVDELEADPAIRVMILTGAGKAFCAGLDLKELGQKGLSNPNDTITLGDPVRSLGKFSGPIIGAINGVAITGGFELALACDVLVASPNARFADTHARVGVMPGWGLSQKLSRAIGIYRAKELSLTGNFLSAPQAAEWGLINRVVAREEDLLPTCRQLAQDMLSVIPEMLVSYKGVIDEGFAQSFGDGMQTEQRRARAANVAVSPEEVEKRRAAIQARGKSQV; encoded by the coding sequence ATGTCCGAACCCGTGCTGCTGGTCGAGAAGACCGGCGAGATCGCCACCGTCACCCTCAACCGGCCCAGCGCCATGAACGCCCTGTCGCGGGAGCTGCGCGGCGCCATCGCGGCGGCGGTGGACGAGCTGGAGGCCGATCCCGCAATCCGCGTGATGATCCTGACCGGCGCCGGCAAGGCGTTCTGCGCCGGCCTCGACCTGAAGGAGCTGGGCCAGAAGGGCCTGTCCAATCCCAACGACACCATCACCTTGGGCGATCCCGTCCGGTCGCTGGGCAAGTTCAGCGGGCCGATCATCGGCGCGATCAACGGCGTCGCCATCACCGGCGGCTTCGAGTTGGCGCTGGCCTGCGACGTGCTGGTCGCCTCGCCCAACGCCAGGTTCGCCGATACCCATGCGCGTGTCGGCGTAATGCCGGGCTGGGGCCTGAGCCAGAAACTGAGCCGCGCCATCGGCATCTACCGCGCCAAGGAGCTGTCGCTGACCGGCAACTTCCTGTCGGCCCCGCAGGCCGCGGAATGGGGCCTGATCAACCGGGTGGTCGCGCGCGAGGAGGATCTGCTGCCCACCTGCCGGCAACTCGCCCAGGACATGCTGTCGGTGATCCCCGAAATGCTGGTCAGCTACAAGGGCGTCATCGACGAGGGCTTCGCCCAGTCGTTCGGCGACGGCATGCAGACCGAGCAGCGCCGCGCCCGCGCCGCCAATGTGGCCGTGTCGCCCGAGGAGGTCGAGAAGCGCCGCGCCGCCATCCAGGCGCGCGGCAAGTCGCAGGTGTGA